Part of the Cyprinus carpio isolate SPL01 chromosome A23, ASM1834038v1, whole genome shotgun sequence genome, CTGCACCTCCATTCTCCCCAGTCATGGCTGCTGGTGGACTGTAATCCCCTGCGGCTCCATACGCTGGTGAAACCAAGGGCTTCAACCCACTGTACTTCCCCACTTCGTCTCCTTCCAGGCTTGACTGAGATGAAGGTTTACTAGGCTTAAATGATTGAGGATCTGTGTTGCCTGTTCCAAAGCCATTTCCACGGCACTCAGTTTTTTCATTGACCCCATATGGAGAATCTCCCCCAGTTTTTATGGGGTCATAGCTATATTTCCTATAGCGTGAACTGTCTCCATCTTCCTCATCCAGGGTCATCTCAAATGCTTTTCTCTTCAGAGAGCCCGCAGTCTCTGATCCCCCTAGACTGCTGTTCTGATAGCCATAGTTGCCACCAACCACTGTGGGTCTTGATGGAAGTGGAGAGGGGGCGGCTATGCCTGAGGGGATGAAAGGGGCTGTTGGATGGATGTAGCTAGGAGCAAGGCTAGTCTGGTGTGAGTATGTGCTAGGGGGGTAGTTGTACACAGGGGTAGAAGGTGTGTAACTGGGTAGAAGTGTGGGGCTAGGCTGAAGGGCATGTAATGAGGCTGGTGGAAGTGCTGAACTGGGTTGGGGACAGTACCCTGATGAGAGGTAGGTGCCATTGTAACTGGGCGGGTAGTCACTGGAATGGGGCCCACTGCAGGAGCTGCTCCCACTGTATCCTGAGTCCGAAAGGTTGCTGTTAACTGCTGACACATTGACTGAGCCTGGTGGGCCTGCTGATGTGGGAACCACCTTTTGTCCTGATAGACCATCATGAGAGGAAGGAGGCACCAAGGGATAACCTCCGTCAGTGCTGTGCGTAAGAGGCCAAGGCTCCAGTTCACTTTTCTGGCCTCCGTTAAGAGCCCCAAAGGCTCCAGGCTCAGGGTATGTGCCCACAGCAGGGCGTTCGTATGGGGAGTCTAGCATGCCAGAATATTTCTCCGCATAGCGCTTCAACAGGTTGGAGGCAGTAAGGGCTGAGATGTCATCATTTGCCCAGGCGTAGCTGTAGGAGCTACGGCTGCGGCTGGGGTAGAGCTCAGACTTGTGGGCAGGAGATGAGGTGGTGGAGGACACATCCAAATGCTGCTCAGGCCACTGGCTCAGGGGCTGTGCATGCTCCGGGTTCCAGTGCATCTTCAATAGGCCTGTCGAAGACAGCAATTTGTCAGATTATTCAAGAACTTGATATATATCAATAGCATACGTTCATACCATTCACAAATCAGTCTTGGATCCAGTGATTTTTTACAATTTGTATCAAAGAATTATAAGACTAGTCAAAATAACTAAAGACATATTATGGGTGattgctgagttttttttttttttttttttggaaatgtgcaTGCAAGCAGAGGGAGTCTTTCTTTTCCtggagtatatatataaaaaagaaggaCTGTGAATGTGTTCCTTTCAAGCCCTCAGCCATGTAGCAGCCTTGTGTTGTCATCTGCAGTTCTCCCAAAGGAGAAACTGTTATCAACCTGTGTATGTTTCCCTCAATACATCCCCTCCCACCACCACAGTCCATCCACAAAGCAATTCTCCAAAAGGCCTCTGTGGTCAGCTTgacagagggagggaaagagagggaAGAAGGAACAtagggagagagggaggggatGATTTGGGGGGGAAACAAGGGTGGGGGGGGGTTTCTGGTGGACGAAATAGTTGTGCTATTCATTAGCCACTTCCCATGAAGCACCGGCAGTGTGGAATGCCCTTTCCTCTGGCTATCTCCAGCACCACTTTCCTGTGATTAATTATGCTGGCCTAATATGAAGGGGATCTTAATGCACATGaggaaaaataaatctgaattaaatatataaagagagagagagagagagagagagagagagagggagagagagagagagagagagagagttttttttccACATCCAGTCTCCGCCCTGTCCCTTCCCCCTCATAAAACAAATTCCCTTCTTTCAGAACTTTTAAAAGTGCAATACACTTGACAGCATCACAGTTCAAAGGTACTTTATaagaaaattaactaaaattaataatcacaatgaATCAAAGTGcaccataaaaacataaaaaatataattatttacctGTATGCATAATTTATGACTGTTATAATAGTAAAAAGATCTCAATCCTTCAATAGGAAGAGCATTTTTTCTTGGTCTTGATAATTCATGGAGCAGATAACAGTTTTAAAATCAGCCATTTCATGAGGGTTGCAACTGCTCCTTCCAGGGGCATAAGCTAAATTCCTCACATAGCTTGGCATTATTGAACTGTCAAGAATCAGCCTGGGGTGAGGGCTACAGGGGGAAATGAGGAAGTAAAAGGAATAAACTGCAAATCTTCACCACAGGCTGCAATCTGAGGGGAAAGTGATGATTCGTTATTCACACTTCTGTCAGAGTGTGCAAGCTGCTGCTTTATTGCCATTTAAATCAAGTTTCAGTCCTGTGTGGTATGTTCCCCCTTACTCTTTTTCTCCCAAAAACTTGGCCCACCTCCTTTGTGTGCTCTTTCTGTTTCTCGAACTCTTGCCCCTCCCATTGCCAAACCTTCCCATGTGTGTCTTCAGATTACGCCTGCTATTTATTCCAAAAGATCACACCAACAGACCAGATGGCCTTTGGATTACCATGTCCTTCATATTCATATTTAGAGCCTTAAGTTCCCCAAGTCTAAACTAGCACCTTAACAATAGTGttttctaatataaataaaatataaaacaaaaaattcccTCAGAATTTGTAAACAAGGCGAACACAGGTAAAGCATTTGATCATTGTTCGGTCAGAAACAGTATATGTCCAGCAGGACAATCCCTTCTGCAGGCTGGTTCGTGACGTGCTGCATGGAGCACAATAATGGGGCCAGTGTGTGACAGAGATAGATGGCAGCCCAGGGGAGCTCATAAAACCTGCCACGGGTAGAGCAGGAGGAGGGGGAATGGACAGCAGGCGCTCCGGccactgtgtgtgcgtgtgcatgcacGCCCATGAGTCTATCTGAGAGGATGGGACTTGACATTAAGGAAGTCATTCAGGCGGTCAAACTGCTGTCCACTCCATCAGTATACATGAGTGTGAGTGCACCAAGACACACAGGAAAGCGCTGCCAAACCAGACATGGAAGGGCCATTTGGAGCAGGCTGCTTCAAGAAGAAGAGTTCACCTTAGTGTCCTACTACCCAGCTAAAAATGCTATCCATTAGCATGAAATAAGCCACAGATGAGCT contains:
- the LOC109051978 gene encoding fidgetin-like protein 2, with product MLSPIVPYSLLKMHWNPEHAQPLSQWPEQHLDVSSTTSSPAHKSELYPSRSRSSYSYAWANDDISALTASNLLKRYAEKYSGMLDSPYERPAVGTYPEPGAFGALNGGQKSELEPWPLTHSTDGGYPLVPPSSHDGLSGQKVVPTSAGPPGSVNVSAVNSNLSDSGYSGSSSCSGPHSSDYPPSYNGTYLSSGYCPQPSSALPPASLHALQPSPTLLPSYTPSTPVYNYPPSTYSHQTSLAPSYIHPTAPFIPSGIAAPSPLPSRPTVVGGNYGYQNSSLGGSETAGSLKRKAFEMTLDEEDGDSSRYRKYSYDPIKTGGDSPYGVNEKTECRGNGFGTGNTDPQSFKPSKPSSQSSLEGDEVGKYSGLKPLVSPAYGAAGDYSPPAAMTGENGGAEQGFSQHRSQKRSDPVKSMDPRMLELVSQELQDCSPALLWSELAGNCHIKAALEEDVLWPVLRPNPAIHPPRTVLLFGPQGGGKTTLVRSMASQLGATFYRLSCATLASKLKREAEQLLVTLFSVATARQPAVVLLSEVEAVEENGLRQQLQAQLEKIQHGQSSMVLVVCTTRRPDMIKDPLLHCFSKRYHIGLPDGNTRRHVLLQALAPQGFTLGERVMSAVLQRSEGFSVWELLQLCQQALASASASAPVPLHGLSSSLSSPTLQDFENAFCKVRPHSTPKELDTCMEWSKVYSH